From Phaenicophaeus curvirostris isolate KB17595 chromosome 2, BPBGC_Pcur_1.0, whole genome shotgun sequence:
GGCTTTTTGCCTGTGTGTAAGATACAGTGTCTTCTCTTAGCACTGGAATCGGAGAAGGATTTCCCGCATATACCACAGGAATACGGCTTTTCTCCTCTGCAAAAGAATGTATTCGGTCTCATCAAAATATTCACTTTGGCAGCGCTGCTTTCCGCAACTTATTAGAGAGTTAAAAACTTAAATATTGTTGTTTTGTTTAGCCAAACCATAGGCGCATAAGAATAGTGATGTTAAAAACATTCTCTGTTTGACTTCCTAATTATTTATATATGACCTCACAAACTGTACTTTCATTAGTATATACTCAAGGACTACCAATATAACATAATGGCCTTCCTGCTATAATACCACAGGTAAAAACTCGATGCTGCTACACCTTAATAAGAATGCAACAACTTACTTTGCACAACTGTAAGCACTGACAATTTAACATTTATTAACAGCATGagcttttaaacaaaaaagaagtgtCCAAATCCTAACTTGCTGACCAACtcaaaaggatgaaaaaattCACTGGAAACAGTTTCTTTAAGGTAAGGCTCACGGCAGTTCTCCAGTGATTTAAAATCTGACGTGCCTTTATGCTATACATCACTCTCACATGGGTAAAAGATAACTACTGCTAACAGAGACATGATAGACTACAGGGAAACAGGACAATGCTCAAATAACCTTGTTACACCATGGCTACTGTTCTGCTGTCAAACAAACATTCCCAGTAAAGTTTTCACATAAATAATATAGCAGAAAGTACATTGCCAttaaacagagacaacacacaaAAGAAGAATCTTACAAGCTGTGCAAAGCAGGACAGAATGGCCTGTGTGGTTAGCAGGGTGGGAAGAAATCCCACCACTACACAATGTCTTGGCACACTAATATTTAACAGCGCAGTaccaattatttctttaaatggaGTAAACAAAAATGTCAATCTTTAACCATGTATTCAAAATGCAAACAAGCCACAACCATTCTATAATTGACCAAGTACTACATACAGGTATCAAATCTGAAGTTACATTTTGAAAGAACGTGATGAAAATTAGACATACTTTACCTGTGAATTCTAATGTGAGTCTGAAGAGAACTTTTAGCTGTAAACGATTTGCCACAAATTTCACAAGTGAAGGGCTTCTCACCTATCAAAAAGAAATTTGACATAACTTTCTATATAGCACTTCCCACCTGAAACAGATACTACTGAACTAAAGCAAATCCCAATTCACATCATAACGTATTCATGTATCCTGGTTGCACTGTGCTTCTTTAAGACACTAGACACAAGAATCTGGATAACCATCGCAGTAATTCACACCATCCAGGCACAATTAGCTGGAGACAAGGCAGCAGCCACCAGTTTCCAAGAAAGCTTTAGATGTAGCATAAGACCATAACACTTCTCAGCTTTTGTTTGGCTTCGGAGGGTAGGGGCAAAGCAGGAGAGAACATGAAACATGTCAGAAGGAATTTTGCATCATCTAGTCCCAGCCTCCtatagaaaatggaaataacttCCTAAGTAGACTGCATTCTTAGGATATTCTTCTGCCAAAGAATAGTCCTGTATCTGTTAACATCTGTCCCCAAGTCCCTCAGAATTGTAATACTTGCTTTTGAGATGCAACAGATCAATAGTTATTTCTGCATCAGTAATAGTGGTATCTGGCCTATCTTTTCCAGAAGCAAAACACATTGCAAGCTGGCTTCTGCTAGCACTCATCTTAACTGATCTATTTTTGAAACTTAGCTTGCTACTATGCTTCCTCTGTTCATTTCCCACTACGCTTATAGAGCTGCATCAGCTCCAGATACAAAACTGTTGTGTGTGTCAACAAACACTATGTTCTCCTCAGTAGATAATGCAGCATTTATAAATACTTAAAGTTAGCACTACTCTGGATACACCAAAACCTCCTAAAGGCACAAGTTCTGACCTATCCAGGGACTTACAAACTGTGATAGTTTCactaagaaagagaaagaaatgaatgaGACACATAACTTGATCTTGAACATATTTTACTACGACCACAGGGAACACACACAATTTGATTTGGGGAAGAAACAATTGCCACTGCTTACAGCTATTTCAGAATATATTTACAAGTCATCTTATGAACTTACCCCTCaaagaaagctattttaaaGAAGCCCATGGCTTGTTATGATGAGATGGTAGATCATTTTTACCCATTATCCAGCCATTCAAGTATCACCTTGTCCTCTAAATCTCTTAGGACACTCTCTGATGCACTCGCATTAAATcatccctcccagtccatctcCTGCCAACATCTGATTTATTATAGTGCATTAAAAAGGTAAATGGTCAGCAGCATGTTTGATAAATGCTCATCCTTCACAGACATGGATGCCCAGCTCATTTAGGACATACACTTTCTGTTACTATCTAGCTCACATCAAGCCCCATACTCTTGAGAGTGTGGCTCTTGTGATAAACTGAATTCTCAGTCCTGGGTTTTTCTTCAGCACAGTAGAGCCAACAGGCATTTCCTGCAGCAGGCTTTGTaagaatgggggaaaaaaggggctcTTCCTGTAATAGACAACGCATCTGCTGTAATACAAGCTTTATTTTGTGCTTCTGCATTCTTAGTGTCAAATCTCTTTATTATTAATATAGCCATCGTTAGGTACAAGTAGAACAGAAGTTCATCCCACAGAGACAAGTGTCATTTGCCTAGCATCATTTCATCTATGTTACTTCACGAAAAAAAGCAATCCATAACAAAACACGATGGACAATATTACCTGTATGTGTTCTGAGATGTTTCTTTAACTGAGCTGCATCCATGAATTTGCGACGACACTGGTTACATTCCGGCAATGAACGGCCTTGTcgcaataataaaaaaagtgtCAGTGCATAAGTGATCCCCTGTATCTCTTCAGTGATCTTTGTTAAAGCACTTTCCTGTAAAACAACCACTCTGATGTAATATGGAGATAAAACAAAAGGTGATTCACTGACTCCTCCCTGTAACTGCCACCCCCTTACTTGTCTCTTTTGATATCATCACAGGAAAAGAGGGGACTGAAACCTGCTCCCCCCAAACATGCTTTCTCTTGAAGCTttgtaaattctgctttttcccaTTACTTTCTGTGTGCACAGTTTAATCTCCGTCATGCTCCAGAAGCAAGGACAACAATTCTTAAAGCTTGTTTGCTATTGCCAGTCCAAGGTAGTAGGAAACTACAATGCAATTTGCACAAGAGGCAGTGGGCACAATTGTTTATATAGTTCCTGGCTTTCAAGTCCTCGTCAGCAGGGCTAAAACAATCAAGTGGTATGTCAAATACAGCGTTACTAATTTTTAATTATCGTAAGAGCCTCTCTCAATTGACTGTTTCTCTAAACATTCAATTTATTATACACCATTTTGTCTTTATCACTCAATTCATTGTTACATCAAGAAACCACACAATGGGGTAGCAGAAACTAAATACATCACCAAAGAAGAATTTCTGAGCTTATTCAATCTCTATGACAAGAAACCAGCACAGACTGTAAGCCAGCTCTTCCACCCAAACTCATTATACCTGTGTGCACTCGATAGTGGCTCTTGAGCTGTCTCTTTTGGCTGAAGTATTTCCCACACTGATCGCATGTAAAAGCCTTCTGCCCTGTGAACAATATCACTTATTAAAACGTAAGCCACATCCAAAGCAAGTATAAGGAAACAAATAACTAAACAAACCAGCACACGCTAGAGAAAGCAGACATACCTTATTTTCAGAAAGGCAAACTCTTGGGGAAGAGAGTTTacatttgctttgaaatacttACCTGTATGTAGGCTCATGTGCTCCAGAAGAGAATGTTTTGTTGTCAGAGCCTTACTGCAGACGGTGCACGTGTACGGCCGTTCTCCAGTATGCATCCGCTCGTGGACTTGAAGAGAATGCTTCTGAGAAAAGCCTTTGCCACACTCACCGCACTTAAAAGGGCGCTCCCCTAAAAGCAACAGATGACATCTGTAAGTATAGATGCATTACTTCTCGCTAGCTATTCTAAGCTGAGAGTGAGACACATTGCAATGTAGTAGCTACTAGAAAATCACTTTTAAGTAGTGACAAGGTGAATTAAGACACAAGCTTCAcacagtaataaaataattctgtaagtACTGACATGTAATTCAACATTTAAACAGAGAAATGATTAACTAAACTGCGATCAACGTAAGATATAAAGGCTACAAGATCTGACAAGATCTTGGCTGGCaagaataaaacagtaaaagcagTTTCAGAGACACACAATAATGTGGATCAGCATGCTATTTTGGACAGttctgctgcagagagcagcccACATGTCAACAAGCAGCTCGCATTTAGCAACAAGTCACTAAATGCTAACTCAAACGCAGCACGCCTACCTGTATGACTCCGCTGATGAATAGCTAAGAAGTGattatatttaaatactttGCCACAGTCCTTACAGCGAGCTTCAGAACCTGAACgttttttcttcccagcagctctcTTTGCCAGTCCTTTTTCATCCTCATCACCGAGAAGTTTATAATCTTTTAGTTTGATTGATCTCCTTATTCTGCGTTTGCTGTAACGGCTCTGAGCACACTGTATTCCTTCAGATTTGGGATCataattttcatctttttcagcAGTCGGATCGACAGCAGCTTCTGAGCCACAAGCAGGTTCAGGTTCTTCCGTGTCTTTCCTCACTGAAGTCTGCTCACTGAcaactgtttcttctgctgcagtgtcttttttcataaaattttgtttattttgcacaGAGTTGTTCTCTCTGAGCTGCCCATCTTCAGCAGAACCTGctcctgatttttcttcttggaCATTCTTGATTTTCCTTGGTCGCCCTCGTTTTCGCTTTGGTGGATCTTCACTTTTCTTGTCACTTGCAGTAACAGCTACAGAGGCTCCACTATTTGGCAGAGCTGGTAACACACTACTCGGGCTACGGCTGGCCTGATAGTCCATACAGGCCCATATCAAGTCATTCACTTTCAGCAGCTGTGCAATAGCCAGAATTTGTTCTGTACTTTTTTCATTGGCATGGAGGCAACCAGTGTAGATAAATTCTAGGAGTGCTCCAAAGGTGTCTGCAACCATTCCCTCCAACATGTAAACTGACTGCCCTATTTCACCCTCATCTACAAACATCATTGAGAAGTATTCGCTACTGGCAGCAAGCAAAGCTTTATGGGCCCTGAATTGCACATTCTCCACTATTAGAGTAATGTCacaaagaaaatcctttttcctttgctcttcaAAATTAGCTAGAATGGTATCTTTGTGAGCTTTGGAGTGGATGATGACCAGCTTCTCAGAAGCATCGGGAGCCATTTCTGCCATTTTTATTGAGAATATGAAAGGAGGTGCCTGCaagaacacagaatcatagaatcattaaggctggaaaagacctctaagatcatcaattCCAAACATCAGCCCAACATCGCtatgtctactaaaccatgtcctgaagcgccacatctacatgctttttgagcATCTCCAGTGATGGAGAGTCCACAGATTCCTCAgggagcctgttccaatgcttcatcacaCTCTTTTGATAatcaattttttcctaatatccaatctaaaccttccctgacgcaacttgaggccatttcctgtcACCTAGAGAACAGCTTtaactaagaaatattttagaagcTTGCATTATAAGCCACCAAATACCATTTGGTTTACAAGTCAACAGAGTTCAACAGAAGCAATAAAACATCTCTgaacttgctttaaaaaatctaCACTAAAGTTGACAgagattttcttcaaaaaggTTTTAAATTCTAAGAAATGGCTACGGATAGTTTCTTCTTAAGTCAAATTGCTGCCAGTGATTCTAGCTGTTATCTCGGATCCACTGTGAACTGTACAGAATTTAAAGAAATGGTCACCCCTTCTGTAAACTCCTTTCACAACAAGAACAATTGAACAAAAAGAACTGTCTCCGCAGCTCCTAAGTGGAaacaaataataagaaaaaggtCAACTGCAACTTCATCACTGCAGTTGCCAAATTGTTGATTATTCAGGGACAAGGCTATGAAATCCTGTAATCAAGGATAAAACTCCACTGGTACCAGGGCAGGACAACATGCCTTCTTTTACCTACCTCTATCCTTCTGAAGATTTCCCTTTTGGAACCCTTAGGTGCTAAGCTTCAGCCTGAGGAGGTGGgcaataaaagcagaaaaccatCAGCTGTTTCAAAGATCTATGTGAACTCTATGTAAGTGCAGTGAACTCTACTAACCACCAGTTTGGCTTTCTAAGCACATTTAACTGTAGATATGCAACaattaaaagcaagcaaaaaaaattaatccaggAATCTCAGAAGAATCCACCAAATAAAACTGTGGAAGAGACGTGCAAAAAATGCCCATTTCAAGAGGATCAGCTGAGCCAAACATGAAACAAATCAGCTACCTGCCACCCTAAAATATAAAGCTGTCATTTTAAACACAAACGCATATTTAAACACAGCTATCAGTGAGTACAACAGTCCCAACTACAGAAGGAATGCTGTAAGAAGCAACTCCACAGAACACCCAAACACTACAGAACTGGCCAAAAAGCGATCCTCTTAACCCATTCAGCGACCAAACAGTTCATGCGGGAGCTGAAGTGTGCATCCCAGATCCTTAAGAAGGATACGAGTCTGATGTTGCTGGAGCTTCCTAAAGTTCAGTTGCAGGCCCGGCTGGACCTGACCCTACCTGACAAGGATGACAGGAACCCCAGAGGAGCCATTGCCACTCCTACCCACAGATGTTCCCAGATGTTCCCATGTGCTGctgataccaaaaatgctggcaaataaactctctaaagacttggagtttcagaaagcaagcatcctttatcaggcctgggtaTGAGGAGGgaatgatctccatcaatcacgtGCAGCGAGAAAAAAGCTGgctacagaatatatttcccacttaaaTGCACGTGTATAATTTTTCctagaaatcttatgcatattttattactattaaaggtctaattttaatgttattattaacttcacaacagtcaaatctcttggtaatttggagctggctccagctctctgaacTTGCAGTTGATTACAGAAGACGACATATctcttcagcacagatcatacggCACACAAGACCTAACAATGCCCAgaaaaacactatttgaaaaaaacatgctatAAAACGCATGCTagcagagggacattctgtatGAATTTAAAAAGATAACAGTTACTTAGATTAATTCAATTCTACTTtcgcttaaatcaaaatattccacattCTGTAATATTATCTACTTGTATTCAAGCTGAGAAGGTGCTATGCGCCCCACGGGGTTTGACCAAATGGAGGACTTAGGTATTCGATCAGGAGGTGACACCATCACCGATTTGACTGCCAAACCCCGTCCTGCAGctcaccccaaacaccccagCGGTGACACCAGGGTCAAGCAGGGTGCGAGGGTCAGCGCAGCTGGCCCTGGTCCCTCTCCCTGTGCCCCGCAGGGATCTCGGGAGGAACACAAAGCTGGGGGGCTGCTCCCCGGCCAGAGGGGCAGCGGCTGGTCCCGTTCAGGTCAGTCCCTGTcggtgggaggggaggggagctgggaagcacagcagggagagagggagaggggagggcgAGGCAGGGAGCGAGGAAGCAGGAGCAGTGAGAAGCAGGGCCAGGGGGAGATGGAGTGGGGAGCAGAGATGGGGGAGAGCAGATAGGGGACTGGGGATAGGAGGGAGgcaagagggagagggaagcaggagcggggagggagagggagagtgGGGAGAGGGTACAGGGGAGAGCGGAGATGGGGAGAGCGgagatggggacaggagggaagcgagggggagagggaagcgagggggagagggaagcgagggggagaggaagaggggagGCAAAGTGGGATAGagagcaggggacaggggaggggAGAGCGGGGAGGGCAGTGCGGacaggggaggggagaagggccctctctccctctgtccctccaGCCCGGTCTCTCACCGCTCCCCGCTGCCCCGCACTTCCGGCTCCGCGCGGCCCTGACGTCACGCGCAGCGGCCCGGTCACGTGGTGCCGTGAGGGAGCCGGGGGCGGGCGAGCCGAGTGGTGACGGTGGGTGAGGGGCCGCAAGGGCCGTGCGGTTccagctgctcagagccccgtccagcctggccttggacacctccagggatggggcagccacagcttccctgggcaacctgtgccagagcctcaccactctcatagtgaataatttcttccttatctctagtctaaatttgcccctctccaatttaaagccatccctcctcatcccatcgcacacagaatcactaggttggaaaagacccccaggatcactgagtccaaccactcccatcaatcactaaaccatgtccctcagcacctcatccacccgtcttttaaacacctccagggaaagtgactcaaccacctccctgggcagcctctgctagtgcccaatgaccctttctgtgaaaatttttttcctgatgtccagcctgaatctcccctggtgcagcttgaggccattccctcttgtcctggcccctgtcacttgggagaagaggccagcaccctcctctctacaacctcctttcaggtagttgtagagagcaatgaggtctcccctcagcctcctcttctccaggctaaacaaccccagctctctcagctgttcctcataaggcctgttctccagccccttcaccagctttgttgctcttctctggactcactccagagcctcaatatccttcttgtggtgaggggcccatcACTCCATGCTcctgtaaacagtcccttcccagcttccttgtaaccccccaccccctcccttTAATGCTAAGATGACTTTAATTTAACTTTGTTACTTTAATGTTAAGACTTCTGCTCAAGAAACTGCCTGTGGACGGGGCAAAGTTGTTCACCAGCCgcatcccagcagcacaggcagccGATGGCAATGATGAAAGGAAGAACTTGGTGGTGGTGGGACGGCACGAAGCTCACGCTACATGACACTGGGGCTGGTGTCCTTCAGGGACAGAAAGGTCTGCAACCTGGTGGCAAAGACTAGGGGTCTGTGCTGCGGCTCCTGGTATGGGCCTGCCATGGTCTCCGCCAGATAGGGGATGAGCTTGCAGTGCTCCATGAAGCCTGCCAGCTTCCTCTGGTACATCTGCCGTGCTGGTTCCGGGCTCCGGGGATTGTGCGCTGCAAGAGGTCAAGCGGTATTTTAGTGTTAACTTTGCAGAATTACATtagagaaattttaaaagggATCAAGCCTACACCTGGAGTCTTTATCCTCGGTGCAGATAAGACTGCCATGGGCTGTTCCTGTTGACACCAAACCAATATGAAGCCTGGAATTCCAGAAGTTCCCAACTCCAAAAGGATGACAATACTCTGAATGATAAAGGCTTTTGTaaacaaacaagcaacaaaCATATGCTCCGCTGTCATCAGCTTCCCATTCCTCAGGCTGTGAGGGACTGGCGATACACCAGGGAGTAAATCTCTCTGAATTTATGATTCCTCACCTGTACATTCTCTCACCAGATACTGAAAGAAATCCAGTATTGTTGTTAGAAAAGCTGCGGGAGCAACTAAACCACTGGTTCTTGTCCCCTATTTAAATGTGCCATTAGAGAGTGAGGTAAGTGGAAGATGAGAAAGTCTTACTTCTGATAGAAATAGGATGTAAAACATTTTCAAGGGGACACAATGTGAAGAACTTTGATAAGGCTTTTGATCAGCGACAGCATGACTACTCTGCAGAGACACacaataataaataatgatATATTTGCAAAGGATATTTTTCAGTGTACTGGAAGGCTGTATCTTAAAGTTGGAAGGAGTTCTACCCAGTATTAGAAGAAGACAACTTGTTTTCCTGGATTCCTATGGTCAAACT
This genomic window contains:
- the ZBTB24 gene encoding zinc finger and BTB domain-containing protein 24, with the protein product MAEMAPDASEKLVIIHSKAHKDTILANFEEQRKKDFLCDITLIVENVQFRAHKALLAASSEYFSMMFVDEGEIGQSVYMLEGMVADTFGALLEFIYTGCLHANEKSTEQILAIAQLLKVNDLIWACMDYQASRSPSSVLPALPNSGASVAVTASDKKSEDPPKRKRGRPRKIKNVQEEKSGAGSAEDGQLRENNSVQNKQNFMKKDTAAEETVVSEQTSVRKDTEEPEPACGSEAAVDPTAEKDENYDPKSEGIQCAQSRYSKRRIRRSIKLKDYKLLGDEDEKGLAKRAAGKKKRSGSEARCKDCGKVFKYNHFLAIHQRSHTGERPFKCGECGKGFSQKHSLQVHERMHTGERPYTCTVCSKALTTKHSLLEHMSLHTGQKAFTCDQCGKYFSQKRQLKSHYRVHTGRSLPECNQCRRKFMDAAQLKKHLRTHTGEKPFTCEICGKSFTAKSSLQTHIRIHRGEKPYSCGICGKSFSDSSAKRRHCILHTGKKPFSCPECSLQFARLDNLKSHLKIHSKEKQFQEASAAPSTNTASEEVRNILQLQQYQLATSGGQEIQLLVTDAVHNINFMPSHSQGISIVTAENAPNITTEQAANLTLLAQPQQQLQNLLLSAQQEQAEQIQSINMIANQIETAHREQMHVITLSKEALEHLHAHQRQNEEIHMAGSSHPVQHVQLTQESNQQSHSGQDTVPSHQISEEQN